DNA from Halodesulfovibrio sp.:
AGGTTGTCACTGCACGAGAGTGGAATGCCATGCATGGCGGTGTGTATGTGGAAGTAACTGATACAGTGAAGCCTAATCCCTATTTGCAGGGGGAAGACAGAGATATTCTTACTGTAGACGGCAAGATGTTTACAAAGATTAATCCTGCTTACATGACCCGCCAGCTTTCAGAGATTTTATCCATTAGTTCTGGAGTGTCGTTTCATATCACCAGCCTTACCCCCAAGCGTGCAGCAAACGCTGCTGACGCGTGGGAAACGGCAGCACTTCGTAGTTTCGAAAAGGGAGCTGCTGAACAGTTTGAACTTCTTGATCGTGGTTCTGAGCATGCCACGTATCGGTATATGGCTCCCCTGTATGCTACATCTTCATGTATGCAATGCCATGGCGAAGCGGAACAGCTTCCTGAAAATACGATTCGAGGTGGCATAAGTGTGTCAATTGCTGCGAATCCATTATGGGCTCTGGCAGATGCCAATCTAGACCGTATGGGGCTGGTATTTCTTGTGGTCGGGATTACGGGGTTTGTAGGGTTTGGATATAGCGCAGTGCAGATTATTCGAAAACGCGATGAAGCTGAGACGGCTAGTCGAATTAAGTCAATGTTTCTTGCAAATATGAGTCACGACATGCGGACGCCACTTACCGGTATTATTGGCATGTCGGAACTTTTGCGCATTAAGCCGGAGCCGCACGAACAGGAAGAATATGCATCGCTGTTGCAGCTGTCTGCCAGCAACCTGCTTGAAATTGTGAATGATATAACTGACTTTTCGCGTATTGAATCGGGAAGGATGGAGTTGAAGGAACGTCCTTTTGTGTTGAGCAGGCTTGTGCAGCAGAGTCTGGATATGGTGCGCTTTGCATGTTCCCGTAAGGATCTGACATTGGAAAGCATTATAGGGGATGACGTTCCAGATCAACTGATTGGTGATGAGTTTCGCATACGCCAGATGCTTGGAAATTTGCTGGGCAACAGTGTGAAATTTACAAAGAGTGGTTCCGTTGTTTTGGAGATTCGGAGCAAAGGAATCCAAGACGGAGTTTGCATGCTCCGCTTTTCGGTACGCGATACGGGTATTGGAATTAAGCAATCCCATCTTGATAGTATTTTCGATAGCTTTTCTCAGGGGGAAGCCGCACTTGAAGACGGGCGAATGGGAACTGGACTGGGGCTTTCGATTACCCGCCAGCTTACATCAATGATGAACGGGCGCATATGGGTGAAAAGTAAACTTGGAGCCGGTTCGAACTTTACTTTTGAAATCCCACTTGCTTTGCCGGATGAAAAAGAGCGCATTGCAGACAATGGCATCACCTGTGTGAGTGTTTTTGGCGAATCGACCTTGCCTGCTGGATTTACCATCCTTGCTGTAGACGATAATCCTTTGAATAGAGTGTATATTCAAAAAATTCTGGAAGCACACGGGCATACTGTATTGCTTGCAGAAGATGGTGAAAAGGCTCTATCTCTTTTGCAAAGCAGATGCGTGGACATAATCTTTATGGATGTGCAAATGCCTGTAATGAATGGCATTGAAGCAACGGTGCAAATACGAACTAGAAGTGATCTTGCCGTTGCGGCGGATGTTCCCATTGTGGCGGTAACAGCATTTACCGTGGAAGGAGACAGGGAGCGTTTTTTACGGGCAGGTATGAATTATTATGTAAGCAAGCCGTTGCAGGCACAAAGCTTATTGAATGTGCTGGATGAAGTGTTTCGAGCATCATTACCCCTTGGTGGAAGCGATGTTGCAGTGTCACGGAAAGTGCATGAGGCGCAGGACAGGGCGGCGAGTGGGGAATTTGAACATCGGGAGGAAGCTTTGGTTCTTCTGGATAAAGAAAAAGCCATGGAGGCGATGGCGGGTAATGCAAGGTTGTTCACCATACTTTGCACGAGCTTTTTACAGGAGTCAGTAGATAAAGAAGAGAGCCTAACACAGGCAGTAAGTTCCCACGATTGGAAAGCTGTTATGGTGGCTGCTCATGCTGTAAAGAACTCTGCCGGATTACTGTGCGCCAAGGCGTTACAAGAGGTTGCTGAACAGATCGAAACAGATTGCCGCATGATAGTAGAAGCACACGGTGGCTCTACTGACTCTATAGAGCCTGTATCGCAAGCGTACTCTGTGGAGAAGAAGCAGAGTGACGCTATTACGATTGCTGTTGCCAATTTTACGGTGATTATGGCTGAAACCCGTGATGCTATTGCGGATGCAATACAGGAGAGTGAGCGTGGCTAAAATTCTTGTTGTTGATGATGAATTGTTGATTCGCACGATGCTGTCTGAAGTCATAAGCTCGTTAGGGCATGAGGTTGTCGTAAAAGAAAATCTTACACAGGGATTGGCAGCAGCAAAGCAGACCTGTTTTGATGTTATTTACCTTGATGTTCTTTTACCAGATGGCAATGGGCTGGAGTCCATTAATGATATCCGTCTTGTTTCTTCCAGTCCGGAATTGATTATCATGACAGGGCATGCCACGCCGGATGATGCAGAGGTGGCTGTACGGCATGGTGTATGGGAGTATCTACGCAAGCCCTTCACTGTTGAGCACATTGTCCGGTCACTTACCCGTGTTGTTGCTTTTCGAGAACAAAAGCGCCAACAGATGAAGTCATCGCTAAAGCGTGATGCTATTGTGGGGAATAGTCCGGCGTTAATGCAAGCTCTTGATCTTGTGGCACAGGCTGCATCCACTTCTGTAAATACGTTGGTTCAGGGAAAGACAGGCACAGGAAAAGAACTTTTCAGCCGCGCTATTCATGATAATAGCTGTCGGTCAGATAAGCCTTTTGTTGCGCTGGATTGTGCTTCATTTACAGAAAATTTGTTGGAGAGCCATCTGTTCGGGCATAAAAAAGGCGCTTTCACCGGCGCTACGGCAGATCGGGAAGGCGTATTACAGGCTGCGGATGGCGGTACTCTGTTTCTTGATGAAATAGGTGAATTGCCCATGCAGCAGCAGAGTGCTTTTTTGCGGGTGCTCGAAACAAAGCGGTTTCGTCCGGTAGGTTCTACCAAAGAGATAACAAGTGATTTTAGGTTAGTTGCCGCAACGAATAAAGATTTGTGGGAAATGGTTCGCTTGGGGTTGTTTCGTGAGGATTTGCTTTACCGCCTGCGGGGGCTGTCGATTACATTACCACCATTGCGGGAGAGAAAAGAAGATTTACCAGAACTGGTCGAGTGGTGGTTTTCTGCACGCGGGAATGGACAGGGATTTGGAAATAAGGTTGTGTCAGACGATTTTATGGAAACAATCATGACATACAACTGGCCGGGGAATGTTCGTGAATTTATCCATAGTATGGACAGGGCTTGCACAGCCGCAGGGCAAGAGGAGGTACTGTACAGTACACATTTACCAATGGAGTTACGAGTACGTGTTGCCCGTGCGGAAACCGATAAACAGCTTGGCAAAAGCGTTAGCGTGCCGGATGTAGAACAAGTATCCGTAACGCAAGGAAACAAACATGTTGCGGCGATACCTGCGGACTTTAATCAAGCTGGTTCTGATTTTGTCCCCCAACCATTAAAAGAGTACAGGTTGGCTAAAGAGAAAGAGTATATCGAGGGTTTGCTCAGCTATACTAACGGTGACATTAAGCAGGCACACAGACTTGCTGGAGTTTCTCGCGGACACTTATATGAGCTTATGAAAAAGCATAATTGTTCCAAATAATTGTACAAGCATATTCAGTTAGTAAGCACACCGTTGCGTGCGCGGTCTTTTGATAAATAAATCAAAAGAATAGCGTCTATACTTTCCTAAATACTTGAATGACAGTGGGTTAGGGTAAGATACTCTAGGTACATAACTGTAATGACAGGTTGTAACCAAGGAGTAGCCCGTGGGG
Protein-coding regions in this window:
- a CDS encoding sigma-54 dependent transcriptional regulator, coding for MAKILVVDDELLIRTMLSEVISSLGHEVVVKENLTQGLAAAKQTCFDVIYLDVLLPDGNGLESINDIRLVSSSPELIIMTGHATPDDAEVAVRHGVWEYLRKPFTVEHIVRSLTRVVAFREQKRQQMKSSLKRDAIVGNSPALMQALDLVAQAASTSVNTLVQGKTGTGKELFSRAIHDNSCRSDKPFVALDCASFTENLLESHLFGHKKGAFTGATADREGVLQAADGGTLFLDEIGELPMQQQSAFLRVLETKRFRPVGSTKEITSDFRLVAATNKDLWEMVRLGLFREDLLYRLRGLSITLPPLRERKEDLPELVEWWFSARGNGQGFGNKVVSDDFMETIMTYNWPGNVREFIHSMDRACTAAGQEEVLYSTHLPMELRVRVARAETDKQLGKSVSVPDVEQVSVTQGNKHVAAIPADFNQAGSDFVPQPLKEYRLAKEKEYIEGLLSYTNGDIKQAHRLAGVSRGHLYELMKKHNCSK
- a CDS encoding response regulator codes for the protein MKTKILFFPGVVLLLWTGLIIALFSWFVMGEQQHIEQIALRQAKAFFSQVVTAREWNAMHGGVYVEVTDTVKPNPYLQGEDRDILTVDGKMFTKINPAYMTRQLSEILSISSGVSFHITSLTPKRAANAADAWETAALRSFEKGAAEQFELLDRGSEHATYRYMAPLYATSSCMQCHGEAEQLPENTIRGGISVSIAANPLWALADANLDRMGLVFLVVGITGFVGFGYSAVQIIRKRDEAETASRIKSMFLANMSHDMRTPLTGIIGMSELLRIKPEPHEQEEYASLLQLSASNLLEIVNDITDFSRIESGRMELKERPFVLSRLVQQSLDMVRFACSRKDLTLESIIGDDVPDQLIGDEFRIRQMLGNLLGNSVKFTKSGSVVLEIRSKGIQDGVCMLRFSVRDTGIGIKQSHLDSIFDSFSQGEAALEDGRMGTGLGLSITRQLTSMMNGRIWVKSKLGAGSNFTFEIPLALPDEKERIADNGITCVSVFGESTLPAGFTILAVDDNPLNRVYIQKILEAHGHTVLLAEDGEKALSLLQSRCVDIIFMDVQMPVMNGIEATVQIRTRSDLAVAADVPIVAVTAFTVEGDRERFLRAGMNYYVSKPLQAQSLLNVLDEVFRASLPLGGSDVAVSRKVHEAQDRAASGEFEHREEALVLLDKEKAMEAMAGNARLFTILCTSFLQESVDKEESLTQAVSSHDWKAVMVAAHAVKNSAGLLCAKALQEVAEQIETDCRMIVEAHGGSTDSIEPVSQAYSVEKKQSDAITIAVANFTVIMAETRDAIADAIQESERG